From Xylanibacter oryzae DSM 17970, a single genomic window includes:
- a CDS encoding outer membrane beta-barrel protein, which yields MAQGSDDKKPPKSDLYDLCGSAYDSFLHIPLEAKVFLLDKDSVILDTTTCDIDEKYSNYEFKVPKKENQYIIKCVRKGYEDCYQSVSIKPRGRSYYTLVPQHLMKKKKDIYKNVDLDEVKVVGTRIQIAYRGDTLVYDASAFVLPEGSMLDVLVRKIPGAQLKDNGDIYINGQKVDYLTLNGNDFFKGNNKIILDNLPYFTVKDIKVYHKEKNLAEQYTTMGPKKDFVMDVNLKREYRHSHLANAEIGAGSNNRWKSQLFSLVMTDHSNIAVFGNANNVNEDREPGQDGDWKPSDSSQGTKTSRQTGFYLQTEDKNKTLSEELDGVVDWSDSYQDSHAHSETFSSDGNIIKGNSSTEKNKEFHVNLNNTFQLFKPFVMSCFYSLDYGKTKSYSENRDSTYRDYLINHTSRDTKSLINNIDTRIHLSMYKDLPWGDMLGLSLSGNYLSNKPDELYSKNHTVYENPTNKDIRDYYTDNNHHGYEYQASLNYSYSLPRNWKIMPFLGYGQSFSSQHNANYRLDWLKDSTYDELGDLPSNEILQAQAFDSNNSYQYNDINRKYMSGICIDTGTKNSFFSINFPFNFYREHIHYRQSSLDTIARRSYFSFTPNITYNRYGPNKRSFSYSMNVEEPKFYMLMPFANNTNPLSLRINNPNLKKRIIHKLSANATFHPDSTDLSYWVGVDAKYIHNAWGTRVTYNTNTGAFTYMSDNVNGNWNAALKGGFFRSLDRKRLFSLNVDANVNYDHSADFDIAYNSETSAISNVNTINTGLNVRLGYRLRSFSAGITSKFAGRFSRSDRKDFENINACDYQYGGNLQYTIPLIKLTLATDINMFSRRGYNSNQMNTDDLIWNAQLTEPISKGNILFKLQAFDILHQLSNKSYTVNAQGRTETWYNSLPRYFMFSVAFKFNQKMKDK from the coding sequence ATGGCACAAGGATCAGATGACAAAAAGCCGCCTAAGTCCGATCTTTATGATTTATGCGGTTCAGCTTACGATTCATTCCTTCACATACCATTAGAGGCCAAAGTCTTTTTACTTGACAAAGACTCGGTAATATTAGACACAACAACATGCGATATCGACGAAAAATACTCCAATTATGAGTTTAAAGTCCCAAAAAAGGAAAATCAGTATATCATCAAGTGCGTTAGAAAAGGATACGAAGACTGCTATCAAAGTGTTAGCATAAAACCCCGCGGACGCAGTTATTACACACTAGTACCTCAGCATCTTATGAAGAAGAAGAAAGATATATACAAGAATGTTGATCTAGACGAAGTGAAGGTGGTAGGAACAAGGATACAAATTGCCTATCGCGGAGATACCCTCGTATATGACGCTTCGGCATTCGTACTGCCTGAAGGCTCGATGCTCGATGTACTGGTCAGGAAAATACCCGGTGCACAACTAAAGGATAATGGTGACATCTATATCAATGGGCAGAAAGTGGATTACCTCACATTGAATGGAAATGACTTCTTTAAGGGGAATAACAAAATAATTCTCGACAACCTGCCCTACTTCACCGTCAAAGATATTAAAGTGTATCATAAGGAGAAAAATTTAGCCGAGCAATACACTACGATGGGGCCCAAAAAGGACTTTGTTATGGATGTGAATTTAAAGCGTGAATACAGGCACAGTCATCTGGCTAATGCAGAAATCGGCGCCGGTTCCAATAACCGCTGGAAATCACAACTTTTCAGTCTTGTCATGACAGATCATTCTAATATCGCCGTCTTTGGCAATGCCAATAATGTAAATGAGGATCGTGAACCCGGTCAGGATGGCGATTGGAAGCCATCAGATTCCTCTCAAGGTACTAAGACTAGTAGGCAGACGGGGTTTTATTTGCAAACCGAAGACAAGAATAAAACACTGAGCGAAGAGCTAGACGGTGTTGTAGACTGGAGCGACAGCTATCAAGACAGCCACGCTCATAGCGAAACATTCTCTTCGGATGGCAATATCATCAAAGGCAATTCTTCTACTGAGAAGAACAAAGAATTCCATGTAAATCTTAACAATACCTTTCAGCTATTTAAACCATTTGTAATGAGTTGTTTCTATTCGTTAGACTATGGCAAAACCAAATCATATTCAGAGAACAGAGATTCTACCTATAGAGACTATTTGATTAACCACACATCAAGAGATACAAAATCGCTTATAAATAATATTGATACACGAATTCATTTAAGTATGTACAAAGACCTCCCATGGGGAGATATGCTGGGTTTGTCCTTGAGTGGAAATTATTTGTCTAATAAGCCCGATGAATTGTATTCCAAGAATCACACTGTTTATGAAAACCCGACCAATAAAGACATTCGCGACTATTACACAGACAATAACCATCATGGATATGAATATCAGGCCTCATTAAACTATAGTTACTCCTTACCACGAAACTGGAAAATAATGCCCTTCTTGGGTTATGGTCAGTCCTTCAGTTCGCAACATAATGCCAACTATCGCCTAGACTGGCTGAAAGACAGCACCTACGACGAACTTGGCGACTTGCCTTCTAATGAAATATTACAGGCACAGGCATTCGACTCTAATAACAGTTATCAATATAATGATATAAATAGGAAATACATGAGCGGGATATGTATCGATACAGGAACCAAAAACAGTTTTTTCAGCATTAACTTCCCGTTTAATTTCTATAGAGAACACATTCATTACCGGCAATCTTCTCTTGATACGATAGCCCGCCGTTCATACTTTTCGTTTACACCTAATATAACATACAACAGATATGGGCCTAACAAACGTAGTTTCTCTTATAGCATGAACGTTGAAGAGCCGAAATTCTATATGCTGATGCCCTTTGCAAATAATACGAACCCCCTGTCGTTGCGCATTAATAATCCGAATCTTAAAAAAAGAATAATACATAAGCTCTCGGCCAATGCCACGTTTCATCCAGACTCTACCGATCTAAGTTATTGGGTTGGCGTAGATGCCAAATATATACACAATGCCTGGGGTACGCGAGTAACATACAATACCAACACGGGAGCTTTCACCTATATGAGCGACAACGTGAATGGCAATTGGAATGCAGCTCTCAAAGGAGGTTTCTTTCGTTCTCTCGACAGAAAACGCCTTTTTAGTTTGAATGTCGACGCGAATGTAAATTATGACCATAGTGCAGATTTTGACATCGCCTATAATTCAGAAACATCAGCTATTAGTAATGTCAATACCATTAATACAGGCCTTAACGTAAGGTTGGGATACAGATTAAGAAGTTTTTCTGCAGGTATAACGAGTAAGTTTGCGGGGCGTTTCTCACGCAGTGATCGTAAGGATTTTGAGAATATCAATGCCTGTGATTATCAGTATGGTGGCAACTTACAATATACGATACCTCTTATCAAACTAACGCTGGCAACAGACATCAACATGTTTAGTCGCAGAGGCTATAACAGCAATCAGATGAACACCGACGATCTGATATGGAATGCCCAGTTAACGGAACCTATCTCTAAAGGTAACATTCTGTTTAAACTTCAAGCCTTTGATATTCTGCATCAGCTGTCAAATAAGAGCTATACAGTAAATGCTCAGGGAAGAACAGAAACATGGTACAATAGTCTACCCCGCTACTTTATGTTTTCGGTTGCCTTCAAGTTTAATCAAAAGATGAAAGACAAATAA
- a CDS encoding GNAT family N-acetyltransferase yields the protein MKIIHDTENEKACTEIEGYTAYVEYELTEGTLDILHTYVPSQLENRGIASQLVKYVYDYAIQQGLRPAATCPYAKNWLKKHPEYDK from the coding sequence ATGAAAATAATACATGATACAGAAAACGAGAAAGCGTGTACCGAAATAGAGGGCTACACAGCTTATGTGGAATATGAACTGACAGAAGGAACGTTGGATATTCTTCATACATATGTTCCTTCTCAATTAGAAAATCGAGGAATAGCTTCGCAATTGGTGAAGTATGTTTACGACTATGCCATCCAACAAGGTTTAAGACCTGCAGCGACATGCCCCTATGCCAAGAATTGGCTTAAAAAACATCCTGAATACGACAAATAA
- a CDS encoding RNA polymerase sigma factor, whose product MEQRRLNSIILKCKDGDTEAFRLLVSEYQNMGFSLALKLLCSESDAEDAVQEAFVSVWQNINRYSESKGKFTTWLYKIVYRVCLDRLKHKKITSPLPIDQTVFLTYVSAPDPEQQLMNNQWVAIVKVLVSELSSKQQIVFTLSVLENMETKEIEKITGLSADNIKSDLYVARQKIKKQLTRLGYDK is encoded by the coding sequence ATGGAGCAAAGAAGACTAAACAGTATTATCCTAAAATGTAAAGATGGCGATACAGAAGCTTTCCGCTTACTTGTATCTGAATACCAAAACATGGGATTCTCACTTGCGCTGAAGTTGCTTTGCTCCGAATCAGATGCAGAAGATGCTGTTCAAGAGGCTTTTGTCAGTGTTTGGCAAAATATCAACCGATATTCTGAAAGCAAAGGTAAGTTTACAACATGGCTTTACAAAATAGTTTACAGAGTCTGTCTTGACCGACTGAAACATAAGAAAATCACGTCTCCCCTACCAATAGACCAGACTGTATTCCTAACATATGTATCTGCGCCTGATCCTGAACAACAGCTAATGAACAACCAATGGGTGGCTATCGTTAAAGTTCTTGTTTCAGAACTTAGTTCAAAACAACAGATCGTTTTCACGCTCAGTGTACTTGAGAACATGGAGACAAAAGAAATCGAGAAGATCACAGGATTAAGTGCAGACAATATAAAAAGCGATCTATATGTTGCAAGGCAGAAAATTAAGAAACAATTAACACGCTTAGGTTATGACAAATAA
- a CDS encoding ATP-binding protein, whose translation MEKILKRLIGENTTCDFKEFLERKQYKSWLKSVSAFANGIGGSLFFGVNDDGEVVGLKDAKSDTEFISDKIKNIIDPIPDFELKSIQTENGKTVLELHIPSGSMTPYYFVNSGSRIAFIRIGDESVIASSGQLSSLVLKSRNVTYDSLPTEYTLKDMTFEKLAKTYEKQTNLSFKEKLLRSFSLVTDKGFLTNAGVLFADQCPFRHSSLYCTRWSGIHKDDAKDSREYQGNLLTLLNAGEQFVDLHNLKGWIKLSNRRLNTPDYSSRAVFEALVNAFIHRDYSELGSEVHIDIYDDRLVIYSPGGMFDGSLIQDRNLDDVSSKRRNPILADVFSQLNFMEKRGSGLRKICNESAKLPGFSRAKEPRFRSQATSFYTELLNNNYKKHINDPVNDPVNDPVNDPVRLQNLLQLDLITLLKEDPTITRPELCERLNVSLATIRRALAQLKNLKLIERVGSDKSGHWNVSNIIEKN comes from the coding sequence ATGGAAAAAATATTAAAACGCCTAATTGGAGAAAACACTACTTGTGATTTCAAGGAGTTTCTGGAACGTAAACAATATAAAAGTTGGTTGAAGAGTGTAAGCGCTTTTGCCAACGGAATTGGAGGTTCATTATTCTTTGGTGTAAATGATGATGGTGAAGTAGTTGGACTGAAAGATGCAAAATCAGATACGGAATTTATCAGTGATAAGATAAAAAACATTATAGATCCCATACCTGACTTTGAATTAAAATCAATTCAGACAGAAAATGGTAAGACAGTTTTGGAACTTCATATTCCGTCAGGAAGTATGACGCCATATTATTTCGTTAATAGTGGTAGCCGCATTGCTTTCATCAGAATTGGCGATGAAAGTGTTATTGCGTCATCAGGTCAATTAAGCAGTTTAGTACTCAAAAGCAGAAATGTCACATATGATTCACTACCTACAGAATATACATTAAAGGACATGACATTTGAAAAGTTGGCAAAAACTTATGAGAAGCAAACAAATTTATCATTTAAAGAAAAGTTACTCCGTTCTTTCTCTCTAGTTACCGATAAAGGCTTTTTAACGAATGCCGGTGTCCTATTCGCTGATCAATGCCCATTTAGGCATTCAAGCCTATATTGTACTAGATGGAGTGGCATTCATAAAGATGATGCTAAAGATTCTAGAGAGTATCAAGGGAATTTGTTGACTTTACTAAATGCAGGAGAGCAATTCGTAGATTTGCATAATCTCAAAGGTTGGATAAAGTTATCAAACCGCCGTCTGAACACTCCTGATTATTCAAGTAGAGCTGTGTTTGAAGCGCTGGTAAATGCGTTCATACATCGTGATTATTCAGAATTGGGAAGTGAAGTCCATATTGATATCTACGACGACAGATTGGTTATATATTCTCCCGGAGGTATGTTCGACGGCTCGTTAATACAAGATAGGAATTTGGATGATGTATCTTCAAAACGACGTAATCCTATATTAGCAGACGTATTTTCCCAGTTGAACTTTATGGAAAAACGAGGTAGCGGTTTGCGTAAAATTTGCAACGAATCAGCTAAATTGCCAGGCTTCTCAAGAGCTAAAGAACCAAGATTCCGTTCACAAGCGACCTCGTTCTATACAGAATTGCTGAACAATAATTACAAGAAACATATAAATGACCCTGTAAATGACCCTGTAAATGACCCTGTAAATGACCCTGTAAGATTACAGAATTTATTGCAGTTAGATTTGATAACACTACTGAAAGAAGATCCAACTATAACTAGACCAGAACTATGCGAACGTCTAAATGTGAGTTTGGCAACAATCAGACGAGCACTAGCTCAATTGAAAAATCTAAAACTAATCGAACGAGTCGGTTCTGACAAATCAGGACATTGGAATGTAAGTAATATTATTGAAAAAAATTAA
- the secG gene encoding preprotein translocase subunit SecG — protein sequence MGLYTLFVILIVLAAIMMVFIVLIQESKGGGLASNFSSYNQIGGVRKTTDFIEKSTWGLAIAMVLFSIVCAYVAPKATTSESVIERSATEDSSTNPNTLPGFGASQNKQSAPAQKGGAQQKAPAAPAQPAN from the coding sequence ATGGGATTATACACATTATTCGTAATTTTGATTGTACTGGCAGCTATAATGATGGTGTTCATCGTATTAATCCAGGAATCTAAAGGCGGAGGTTTGGCATCAAACTTCTCATCTTATAACCAAATAGGTGGTGTTCGCAAAACCACAGACTTCATCGAAAAATCTACATGGGGTCTTGCCATTGCCATGGTTCTATTCAGCATTGTATGCGCTTACGTAGCTCCTAAGGCCACAACATCAGAGAGTGTTATTGAGCGTAGCGCTACAGAAGATAGTTCTACAAATCCAAACACATTACCTGGATTCGGTGCAAGTCAGAACAAACAGTCTGCACCTGCACAGAAAGGCGGAGCACAGCAAAAAGCTCCTGCAGCTCCTGCACAGCCAGCAAACTAA
- a CDS encoding tetratricopeptide repeat protein: MEITELINHPEFMDRDSLYELRSTLALYPYFQTARLLMLQNLYLLHDPSFDEELRRAALYITDRKVIFELIEAAHYKLNIQQPTVKTESEPEKESRTISLIDTFLDSIPKEEEEEEEKGNKPKRKPTPADAAIDYVSYLIQSESEEPSEKETKEEAPQMKGQSLIDDFIRNDTGKITLNENPEYLPQISDNDNDESKNVEETYFTETLAKIYIKQGRYSKALEIIRQLSLEYPKKNAYFADQIRFLEKLIINNKNK; the protein is encoded by the coding sequence ATGGAAATTACAGAGCTAATCAATCATCCGGAGTTTATGGACCGGGATTCACTTTATGAGCTGCGCTCTACGCTAGCTCTATATCCCTATTTCCAGACAGCCAGATTGCTTATGCTCCAGAATCTCTATCTGCTTCACGACCCATCTTTTGATGAAGAATTACGCCGTGCAGCATTATATATAACAGACAGGAAAGTAATATTTGAACTGATAGAGGCTGCTCACTACAAACTAAACATCCAACAGCCCACTGTGAAGACAGAGAGCGAACCTGAAAAAGAGAGTCGTACGATATCTCTTATAGATACATTCCTCGATTCAATACCAAAAGAAGAAGAAGAAGAGGAGGAAAAAGGAAACAAACCGAAACGCAAGCCAACACCTGCAGATGCAGCCATCGACTACGTATCATATCTTATACAATCCGAGAGCGAAGAACCGTCAGAAAAAGAGACAAAAGAAGAGGCACCTCAGATGAAGGGCCAAAGTCTTATCGACGATTTCATAAGAAATGACACAGGTAAGATAACTCTTAACGAAAATCCGGAATACCTGCCACAGATATCCGATAACGACAACGATGAGAGTAAGAATGTCGAGGAAACATATTTTACAGAGACATTAGCAAAGATTTATATAAAACAAGGCCGATATTCTAAAGCTTTGGAAATTATTCGCCAATTAAGTTTGGAATATCCAAAAAAAAATGCTTACTTTGCAGACCAAATACGTTTTCTTGAGAAATTGATAATAAATAATAAAAATAAATAA
- the lptE gene encoding LPS assembly lipoprotein LptE has product MDWAKKYIILILSAVLLISCKVSYKFDGASIDYNKTKTIQINDFPIRSSYVWGPMQNIYNNQLKDVFANHTHLVQVKRNGDMIIDGEITQYSQRNKSVSSTGQSAQTELSMTVNVRFTNKANHKEDFERQFTATSSYENTQSLSSVQEELVTQMIKDITDQIFNATVANW; this is encoded by the coding sequence ATGGATTGGGCTAAAAAATATATAATACTCATTTTATCAGCAGTATTGCTCATATCATGCAAAGTATCATACAAATTTGACGGTGCTAGTATAGACTATAACAAGACAAAGACTATACAGATCAACGATTTCCCTATACGTTCAAGTTATGTGTGGGGACCTATGCAGAACATATACAACAATCAGTTGAAGGATGTATTTGCCAACCACACTCACCTTGTACAAGTAAAACGCAACGGTGACATGATTATAGACGGTGAGATAACCCAATATTCACAACGCAACAAATCTGTATCAAGTACAGGACAATCTGCACAGACAGAATTGTCAATGACAGTAAATGTACGTTTCACCAACAAAGCTAATCACAAGGAAGACTTCGAACGCCAATTTACGGCCACATCATCTTATGAGAACACACAGTCACTGTCATCTGTACAGGAAGAACTGGTCACACAGATGATAAAAGATATTACAGATCAGATATTCAACGCGACGGTAGCCAACTGGTAA
- a CDS encoding sigma-54 interaction domain-containing protein, whose translation MNTTELQKVKQRYTIVGDSDELNHALDVALQVAPTDLSVLIIGESGVGKEVLPRIIHDNSPRKREKYFAINCGSIPEGTIDSELFGHEKGSYTGAINESDGYFGVANKGTLFLDEVGELPMPTQARLLRVLETGEYLRVGGTDIRKTDVRIVAATNVNLVKAISEGRFREDLYYRLNTIPIKMPPLRERGEDIVLLFRLFALQIAQKLSMDKIALTDQAKQMLMHYKWPGNVRQLKNITEQISVICRERIITPEILGKFIPTDTDSTQLATINKNDGEHSFENEREILYKILFELRGNVNDLRRDMTILKKQLGDSQAEAATIKASTDLAAKSQASALAQKPIFIQPEQPKQSIAEEAEVEEIDEPENLNLSALGKQMLEKALERNGGNREKAAKELGISARTLYRRIRQYGLG comes from the coding sequence ATTCCGACGAACTGAACCATGCTTTAGACGTTGCATTACAGGTAGCGCCTACAGATCTCTCTGTTTTAATAATAGGTGAAAGCGGTGTAGGAAAAGAGGTTCTGCCAAGAATAATACACGACAACAGCCCACGCAAGAGAGAGAAATATTTTGCCATCAACTGTGGTTCTATCCCCGAGGGAACTATTGACTCAGAGCTTTTCGGTCATGAAAAGGGTTCGTATACAGGAGCTATAAATGAGAGTGACGGTTACTTCGGTGTTGCCAACAAGGGCACCCTGTTTTTGGATGAAGTAGGCGAATTACCTATGCCAACACAAGCAAGGCTCCTACGTGTATTAGAGACAGGAGAATACCTACGCGTTGGTGGCACAGACATTCGCAAGACCGATGTACGAATTGTAGCTGCTACCAATGTCAACTTAGTAAAAGCCATAAGCGAAGGCCGATTCAGAGAAGACCTATATTATCGTCTTAATACTATTCCTATCAAGATGCCACCTCTCCGTGAGCGTGGAGAGGATATAGTATTGCTTTTCAGATTATTTGCCTTGCAAATAGCACAGAAGTTGAGCATGGACAAGATAGCGCTTACAGATCAAGCCAAACAGATGCTCATGCATTACAAGTGGCCCGGTAATGTGAGACAGTTGAAGAATATTACCGAACAGATTTCTGTTATCTGTCGTGAACGTATTATTACTCCTGAAATATTAGGTAAGTTTATACCTACCGATACAGATAGTACGCAATTAGCAACTATAAACAAGAATGACGGGGAGCACTCTTTCGAGAATGAGCGCGAAATATTATATAAGATTCTATTCGAACTGCGCGGTAACGTCAATGACCTCCGACGCGATATGACGATACTCAAAAAGCAACTTGGTGATTCTCAAGCCGAGGCTGCAACTATAAAGGCAAGCACAGACCTTGCGGCCAAATCGCAGGCATCTGCATTAGCCCAAAAGCCGATATTCATACAGCCTGAGCAACCTAAACAGTCTATTGCAGAAGAAGCTGAAGTAGAAGAAATCGACGAACCCGAGAACCTTAATCTTAGTGCTCTTGGCAAGCAGATGCTTGAGAAAGCTTTGGAACGCAATGGAGGCAATAGAGAAAAAGCAGCTAAAGAACTGGGCATTTCAGCCCGTACATTATACAGAAGAATAAGACAATATGGATTGGGCTAA